A single window of Modestobacter italicus DNA harbors:
- a CDS encoding YciI family protein, with protein MSQYLILIYEDETPYEAATPEELAEITQAHVDFAAAVEQHGVTLVGGEALQPTGTATSVRGGSEVTDGPFVETKEALGGYYLIDAPDLDAALAVGKLCPARFGGVEVRPVMTFG; from the coding sequence ATGAGCCAGTACCTGATCTTGATCTACGAGGACGAGACCCCGTACGAGGCGGCCACACCGGAGGAGCTCGCCGAGATCACGCAGGCGCACGTCGACTTCGCCGCCGCGGTGGAGCAGCACGGGGTCACCCTCGTGGGCGGCGAGGCGCTGCAGCCCACCGGCACGGCCACGAGCGTGCGCGGCGGGTCGGAGGTGACCGACGGGCCCTTCGTGGAGACCAAGGAGGCGCTCGGCGGCTACTACCTCATCGACGCCCCCGACCTGGACGCCGCCCTGGCCGTCGGCAAGCTGTGCCCGGCCCGCTTCGGCGGGGTCGAGGTCCGTCCGGTCATGACCTTCGGCTGA
- a CDS encoding Rv1733c family protein has product MARASDRIEQLARVLLVCALALTFPVTLLVASTTHARALAEGRAQSLERHQVDAVLVGEPVAGPADAPRTPRATAVWRGPSGAEHTGLVPVPDGTAAGATVPVWVDRAGDLTTRPLDEDGAAGQAAGMAVGTFLLVPALALGVHVVLRAALDRSRLRRWAADWAVVEPLWARRQP; this is encoded by the coding sequence ATGGCGCGGGCCTCGGACCGGATCGAGCAGCTGGCCCGCGTCCTGCTGGTCTGCGCCCTGGCGCTGACGTTCCCCGTCACCCTGCTCGTGGCGTCGACGACCCACGCCCGCGCCCTCGCCGAGGGGAGAGCGCAGTCGCTCGAGCGGCACCAGGTCGACGCCGTGCTCGTCGGGGAGCCGGTCGCCGGCCCGGCCGACGCGCCCCGCACCCCCCGTGCGACCGCCGTGTGGCGCGGGCCCTCGGGAGCCGAGCACACGGGCCTCGTCCCCGTCCCCGACGGCACCGCGGCCGGTGCGACCGTCCCCGTCTGGGTGGACCGCGCCGGCGACCTCACCACCCGCCCGCTCGACGAGGACGGCGCCGCGGGGCAGGCCGCCGGGATGGCCGTGGGGACGTTCCTGCTGGTGCCGGCCCTCGCGCTCGGGGTCCACGTCGTCCTGCGGGCGGCCCTCGACCGCAGCCGGCTCCGCCGCTGGGCGGCCGACTGGGCCGTCGTCGAGCCCCTCTGGGCGCGCCGGCAGCCCTGA
- a CDS encoding dipeptidase, with protein MRSGADAAVLRTRVAELMPQARRELAELVAIPSVADPRQYPPQECLRAARWVADRFAGVGFPDVRLAPTPDGSSAVIGTRRCGDQDAPTVLLYAHYDVQPPQREDAWRTPPFSLTEVDGRWYGRGAADCKGNVLVHLTALRALGSALPVHLTVVVEGSEEQGTGGLEAFVPEHADLLRADAVVVADTGNAAVGEPALTVSLRGTVHVVVTVEALTSAVHSGVFGGAAPDALAALVGMLATLRDERGATTVDGLPATGEWSGAPYPDEQFRQDAGVLDGVSLLGGGTVADALWARPAVTVLGIDCPPVVGSAAAVVPRAGARIELRIPPGVAARPAGEALVRHLHRAAPWGVRVTAQVESAGEACRPATGGPAHRAMTAALHAAYGVPPVELGQGGSIPLCGVLAATYPAAELLLIGVEEPLSSIHAPNESVAPQEIADMALAEALFLQSYGTAPR; from the coding sequence GTGCGGTCAGGCGCGGACGCGGCGGTCCTGCGTACCCGGGTCGCCGAGCTGATGCCGCAGGCCCGCCGGGAGCTCGCCGAGCTCGTCGCCATCCCGTCGGTGGCCGACCCGCGGCAGTACCCGCCGCAGGAGTGCCTCCGGGCGGCGCGGTGGGTGGCCGACCGGTTCGCCGGCGTCGGCTTCCCCGACGTGCGGCTGGCGCCGACCCCCGACGGCAGCAGCGCGGTGATCGGGACGCGGCGCTGCGGCGACCAGGACGCCCCGACCGTGCTGCTGTACGCGCACTACGACGTCCAGCCGCCGCAGCGCGAGGACGCCTGGCGCACGCCGCCGTTCTCGCTCACCGAGGTGGACGGTCGCTGGTACGGCCGGGGCGCGGCCGACTGCAAGGGCAACGTCCTGGTGCACCTCACCGCCCTGCGGGCGCTCGGCAGCGCGCTGCCGGTGCACCTCACGGTCGTCGTCGAGGGCTCCGAGGAGCAGGGCACCGGGGGGCTCGAGGCGTTCGTCCCCGAGCACGCCGACCTGCTGCGGGCCGACGCGGTCGTGGTGGCCGACACCGGCAACGCCGCCGTCGGCGAGCCCGCCCTCACGGTCAGCCTGCGGGGCACCGTCCACGTCGTCGTGACGGTCGAGGCGCTCACCTCCGCGGTGCACTCGGGGGTGTTCGGCGGAGCCGCCCCCGACGCCCTGGCCGCGCTGGTCGGCATGCTGGCGACCCTGCGCGACGAACGGGGCGCCACCACCGTCGACGGCCTGCCCGCCACCGGGGAGTGGTCCGGTGCGCCCTACCCGGACGAGCAGTTCCGGCAGGACGCCGGCGTGCTGGACGGGGTCTCGCTGCTGGGCGGGGGGACCGTCGCCGACGCGCTCTGGGCCCGCCCGGCGGTCACCGTCCTCGGCATCGACTGCCCGCCGGTGGTCGGGTCGGCCGCGGCCGTCGTCCCCCGGGCCGGTGCGCGGATCGAGCTGCGCATCCCGCCGGGCGTCGCCGCCCGGCCGGCCGGCGAGGCCCTGGTCCGCCACCTGCACCGGGCGGCCCCCTGGGGGGTCCGGGTCACCGCGCAGGTCGAGTCGGCCGGTGAGGCGTGCCGCCCGGCCACCGGCGGCCCGGCCCACCGCGCCATGACCGCGGCCCTGCACGCCGCCTACGGGGTCCCGCCGGTCGAGCTGGGGCAGGGCGGGTCCATCCCGCTCTGCGGCGTCCTCGCGGCCACCTACCCGGCGGCGGAGCTCCTCCTCATCGGCGTCGAGGAGCCGCTGTCGTCGATCCACGCCCCCAACGAGAGCGTGGCGCCGCAGGAGATCGCCGACATGGCGCTGGCCGAGGCGCTGTTCCTGCAGTCGTACGGCACGGCCCCCCGCTGA
- a CDS encoding class II glutamine amidotransferase, with amino-acid sequence MAYSGDPILVEELLYRPVHSLIDQSLHAKLGGFTTNGDGVGIGWYGDRAEPAVYKSTHPAWNDRDLREIASQIRTPLLFAHIRASSGTPVQRSNCHPFRHGRWLWMHNGSLAEFGTLKRDLVMAVDPALYPQIEGSTDTETLFFLALTFGLEDDPPTAVARAVALVEEVGHRHGVAYPVHMTVATTDGESIWVFRYSSEGETSSLYYSTDVAQVRQLHPELEALQQLGPDTRFVVSEPLRELPGAWHEVPDGSWGLVHRDKGEIHPFQPLVRV; translated from the coding sequence ATGGCCTACTCGGGTGACCCGATCCTGGTTGAGGAGCTGCTGTACCGGCCGGTCCACTCGCTCATCGACCAGAGCCTGCACGCCAAGCTGGGCGGGTTCACCACCAACGGTGACGGCGTCGGCATCGGCTGGTACGGCGACCGGGCGGAACCGGCGGTCTACAAGAGCACCCACCCGGCGTGGAACGACCGGGACCTGCGCGAGATCGCCTCGCAGATCCGGACGCCGCTGCTGTTCGCGCACATCCGCGCCTCCAGCGGCACGCCGGTGCAGCGCAGCAACTGCCACCCCTTCCGGCACGGCCGGTGGCTGTGGATGCACAACGGGTCGCTCGCCGAGTTCGGCACGCTCAAGCGCGACCTGGTGATGGCGGTCGACCCCGCGCTGTACCCGCAGATCGAGGGGTCGACGGACACCGAGACGCTGTTCTTCCTGGCGCTGACCTTCGGGCTCGAGGACGACCCACCCACCGCAGTCGCGCGGGCCGTCGCGCTGGTCGAGGAGGTCGGCCACCGGCACGGGGTCGCGTACCCCGTGCACATGACGGTGGCCACCACCGACGGCGAGTCGATCTGGGTGTTCCGGTACTCGAGCGAGGGGGAGACGAGCTCGCTGTACTACTCCACCGACGTGGCCCAGGTGCGGCAGCTGCACCCGGAGCTGGAGGCCCTGCAGCAGCTGGGCCCCGACACCCGCTTCGTCGTCTCCGAGCCGCTGCGCGAGCTCCCGGGGGCGTGGCACGAGGTCCCGGACGGCTCCTGGGGGCTCGTGCACCGGGACAAGGGCGAGATCCACCCCTTCCAGCCCCTGGTCAGGGTCTGA
- a CDS encoding DUF1028 domain-containing protein codes for MTYSVLGCDAADGAVGVAVQSKFPGVGSLVPHGEADVGVVATQAFGNPRHGSAGLALLRSGATPGQALEVLLNDDEHRTKRQFALLDPTGTGAAYTGDDLHTWAGWSGSATGRACVALGNGLAGAGVVEAMVTTFEDTGGPLAERLVAALDAGERAGGDIRGQQSAALLVLRRDGGYGGLDDRHVVISVYDHPRPIEELSRCYALHRLAWFPSDPADLVPIGPELARELKRLMVARGFFDGAVDGSWDPAVQRRLDLFLGSENYDNRIDNGGLFDLEVLADLHLRYGSTAGSGG; via the coding sequence ATGACCTACTCCGTCCTCGGCTGCGACGCCGCCGACGGCGCGGTCGGGGTTGCCGTGCAGTCGAAGTTCCCGGGTGTCGGGAGCCTCGTCCCCCACGGGGAGGCGGACGTCGGTGTCGTCGCGACGCAGGCCTTCGGCAACCCGCGGCACGGCTCGGCCGGCCTGGCCCTGCTGCGCTCGGGTGCCACGCCCGGCCAGGCGCTGGAGGTGCTGCTCAACGACGACGAGCACCGCACGAAGCGGCAGTTCGCGCTGCTCGACCCGACGGGCACCGGGGCCGCCTACACCGGGGACGACCTGCACACCTGGGCCGGGTGGTCGGGCAGCGCCACGGGTCGCGCCTGCGTCGCCCTCGGCAACGGGCTGGCGGGTGCGGGGGTGGTCGAGGCCATGGTCACGACGTTCGAGGACACGGGTGGTCCGCTCGCCGAACGGCTCGTGGCGGCGCTCGACGCCGGTGAACGGGCCGGCGGTGACATCCGGGGTCAGCAGTCGGCCGCGCTGCTCGTGCTCCGGCGCGACGGCGGGTACGGCGGGCTGGACGACCGGCACGTGGTGATCTCCGTCTACGACCACCCGCGGCCGATCGAGGAGCTGTCCCGGTGCTACGCGCTGCACCGGCTCGCCTGGTTCCCCAGCGACCCGGCGGACCTGGTGCCCATCGGGCCCGAGCTGGCGCGCGAGCTCAAGCGGCTGATGGTGGCCAGGGGCTTCTTCGACGGTGCGGTCGACGGCAGCTGGGACCCCGCCGTCCAGCGCCGGCTGGACCTCTTCCTGGGCAGCGAGAACTACGACAACCGGATAGACAACGGCGGCCTGTTCGACCTGGAGGTCCTCGCCGACCTGCACCTCCGCTACGGCAGCACGGCGGGCTCCGGGGGCTGA
- a CDS encoding CPBP family intramembrane glutamic endopeptidase yields the protein MTTSAARLTHDRRVSAAAVAVLAAINVTDHTLHPPWWVRTLEGAGLVVWARSDGLSWSQLGLGRDRLGAGCRWALGVIGVVAGGYAVAVLLPLTRPAFQDDRYHLPLPDVLRTAFVVIPLGTVVLEELAFRSVLWGVFSRHLRPWQVLVGTSVLFGCWHVLPAAGVGTTNRGVSEAVGGAGSAVLVAGTVALTTVGGLVFGELRRRSGSVVASAGAHWATNALGVLFGLVAWRLEGEG from the coding sequence GTGACGACGTCCGCCGCCCGGCTGACCCACGACCGCCGGGTCTCCGCCGCCGCCGTGGCCGTGCTCGCCGCGATCAACGTCACCGACCACACGCTGCACCCGCCGTGGTGGGTCCGGACGCTGGAGGGCGCCGGCCTGGTCGTCTGGGCCCGGTCGGACGGCCTCAGCTGGTCGCAGCTCGGGCTGGGCCGGGACCGGCTGGGAGCCGGGTGCCGGTGGGCGCTCGGTGTGATCGGCGTGGTCGCCGGCGGCTACGCCGTCGCGGTGCTGCTGCCGCTCACCCGGCCGGCGTTCCAGGACGACCGCTACCACCTCCCGCTGCCCGACGTGCTGCGCACGGCGTTCGTCGTCATCCCGCTGGGCACCGTGGTCCTCGAGGAGCTGGCGTTCCGCTCGGTCCTCTGGGGGGTGTTCTCGCGGCACCTGCGCCCGTGGCAGGTGCTGGTGGGCACCTCGGTGCTGTTCGGCTGCTGGCACGTGCTGCCGGCGGCCGGCGTCGGCACGACCAACCGCGGGGTGTCCGAGGCGGTCGGCGGGGCGGGCAGCGCGGTGCTCGTCGCCGGCACCGTCGCGCTCACCACCGTCGGGGGGCTCGTCTTCGGCGAGCTCCGCCGGCGCAGCGGCAGCGTGGTCGCCAGCGCCGGCGCGCACTGGGCGACCAACGCCCTGGGCGTGCTGTTCGGGCTGGTGGCCTGGCGGCTCGAGGGGGAGGGGTGA
- a CDS encoding alpha/beta hydrolase has product MTARSATGVAGAGPDVDLPPPTPAQDGPRRRWPARLPRGTWSGTVGALVLGCCSLTPSLLPRGWVVQGVVTGITAAIGYGVGVTVAWFVAESTEGRLSAGARRRAWQVLAVAGPLLLLGMLVLGARWQREVHELMGLDPPSGWSSVGVVVLAVLLSALLVAVGRGVRRLARWLARVVGRVLPRRLARALGVLGAAVLVVFLVNGVLFQGLVEGMNSAFSVTNGDTKEGSVRPTGPERSGSPGSLVPWEDLGREGRAFVGLGPTTADLAAFSGRPAVAPVRAYVGLDSGGDVGDRAALAVRELQRAGGLDRAVLVVVTTTGTGWVDPAASDSLEYEFNGDTAMVGLQYSYLPSWMSFLVDQVKARDAGRALFDAVYGAWAQLPADARPRLLVFGESLGTFGGEAAFSGLADIGNRTDGVLWAGPPNFNALTREIVEDRDDGSPEWLPVVDEGRTVRFADEAPDLTGPPAPWGDPRVVYLQNASDPIVWWSPRLVLDRPDWLTGDRAPDVSPSMVWLPVVSFWQVTADLVFATGVPDGHGHRYEADYVDGWAAVAQPPGWTAADTERLRSLIGGD; this is encoded by the coding sequence ATGACCGCGCGATCCGCGACGGGAGTGGCGGGTGCGGGTCCCGACGTCGATCTGCCGCCGCCCACGCCGGCCCAGGACGGCCCTCGGCGTCGGTGGCCGGCCCGGCTGCCCCGCGGCACCTGGAGCGGCACCGTCGGTGCGCTGGTGCTCGGCTGCTGCTCGTTGACGCCGTCCCTGCTGCCGCGGGGCTGGGTCGTCCAGGGCGTGGTCACCGGCATCACGGCGGCGATCGGGTACGGCGTGGGGGTCACCGTGGCCTGGTTCGTCGCAGAGTCCACCGAGGGCCGGCTGTCCGCCGGCGCCCGCCGCCGCGCCTGGCAGGTGCTGGCCGTCGCCGGCCCGCTGCTCCTGCTCGGCATGCTGGTGCTCGGTGCGCGCTGGCAGCGCGAGGTCCACGAGCTGATGGGCCTGGACCCGCCGTCGGGGTGGTCGTCGGTCGGCGTGGTCGTCCTGGCGGTGCTGCTGTCCGCGCTGCTCGTCGCCGTCGGCCGCGGCGTCCGCCGGCTGGCCCGGTGGCTCGCCCGGGTGGTCGGCCGCGTCCTGCCCCGCCGGCTGGCCCGGGCCCTCGGTGTCCTGGGCGCCGCCGTCCTGGTCGTCTTCCTGGTCAACGGGGTCCTCTTCCAGGGCCTGGTGGAGGGGATGAACTCCGCCTTCAGCGTGACGAACGGGGACACGAAGGAGGGCTCGGTCCGCCCGACCGGGCCCGAGCGGTCGGGGAGCCCGGGGTCCCTGGTGCCCTGGGAGGACCTGGGCCGCGAGGGCCGGGCCTTCGTCGGCCTGGGGCCCACGACCGCGGACCTGGCGGCCTTCTCCGGCCGGCCGGCCGTGGCACCGGTCCGCGCCTACGTCGGGCTGGACTCCGGCGGGGACGTCGGCGACCGCGCCGCGCTCGCGGTCCGCGAACTGCAGCGGGCCGGCGGCCTCGACCGCGCGGTGCTGGTGGTGGTGACCACGACCGGGACCGGGTGGGTGGACCCGGCGGCCAGCGACTCGCTGGAGTACGAGTTCAACGGCGACACCGCCATGGTCGGGCTGCAGTACTCCTACCTGCCCAGCTGGATGTCCTTCCTCGTCGACCAGGTGAAGGCGCGGGACGCGGGGCGGGCGCTGTTCGACGCGGTCTACGGCGCCTGGGCGCAGCTGCCGGCGGACGCCCGGCCGAGGCTGCTGGTGTTCGGGGAGAGCCTCGGCACCTTCGGCGGGGAGGCCGCCTTCAGCGGCCTCGCCGACATCGGGAACCGCACCGACGGGGTGCTGTGGGCGGGGCCGCCCAACTTCAACGCGCTCACCCGCGAGATCGTCGAGGACCGAGACGACGGGTCGCCGGAGTGGCTGCCGGTCGTCGACGAGGGCCGCACGGTGCGGTTCGCCGACGAGGCGCCCGACCTCACCGGGCCACCGGCGCCCTGGGGCGACCCGCGGGTCGTGTACCTGCAGAACGCCTCGGACCCCATCGTCTGGTGGTCGCCGCGGCTGGTCCTGGACCGCCCCGACTGGCTGACCGGGGACCGCGCGCCGGACGTCTCGCCGAGCATGGTCTGGCTCCCCGTCGTCAGCTTCTGGCAGGTCACCGCCGACCTGGTGTTCGCCACCGGGGTGCCCGACGGGCACGGCCACCGGTACGAGGCCGACTACGTCGACGGGTGGGCCGCCGTCGCGCAGCCACCCGGCTGGACCGCTGCCGACACCGAGCGCCTGCGGTCGCTCATCGGCGGGGACTGA
- a CDS encoding alpha/beta-hydrolase family protein: protein MGSGAPSSRWTTGAGSAADVGLVVAAALAPGSFAPSLSARSAVDQGLVTGLSTGLHHLLTAGAQDVLLGTARFLSGGAASPAARGRAAMAVDAAAVPLGLAVLRALPARPEDPLRGIARQAAWRLGATGLSGALLGGARIGASALDERLRLGGRLVAVPPAVPVGLCLAYLLDRVRAAEQEEVPDAPEAPSALRSLAVATAVVAALSGAAHGEHAVVDVLAHRLAAVLPGPPELWRGTGHAGFLTVLGLGTSAVWHRAMRRIEAGTSADVPVLEPGEADRWVPGTVSGGPGSVVPWVGLGREGRRSALASVRPEPVSRPDGVPDLSIATVMGEPARAAPVQVYVGLDSAPSARARVDLALAEMERTGAFDRPLLVLVSPTGTGYVNYVAVAALQYLTLGEVATVTLQYSRRPSPLSLGMVRTAREQNRLLWLRVLQRLRERPGRRPRVVLFGESLGAHTSQDVFLHWGTLGLDAMGIDRALWLGTPHGSKWMRQVTRGHRLDVDQQTVAVVNDHAQLTALARRQAEPPRFVLLSHDDDGVTTFGLDLLWSPPDWLGPRRPRPEPAVDGGSPRGISPAMRWRPVTTFVQNLVDMKNAQQPGAYQARGHDYRPDLPRFLVDVYGLDVTPAQLARVEEALQLRETVRQRLFDRPPG, encoded by the coding sequence ATGGGGAGCGGAGCGCCGAGCAGCCGGTGGACGACCGGGGCCGGCAGCGCAGCCGACGTCGGTCTCGTGGTGGCGGCGGCACTGGCACCGGGCTCGTTCGCGCCGTCGCTGTCCGCGCGCAGCGCCGTCGACCAGGGGCTGGTGACCGGGCTGTCCACCGGCCTGCACCACCTCCTGACCGCGGGCGCCCAGGACGTGCTGCTGGGCACCGCCCGGTTCCTCTCCGGCGGAGCGGCGTCCCCGGCCGCCCGGGGCCGCGCCGCGATGGCGGTCGACGCTGCCGCCGTGCCGCTCGGGCTGGCCGTCCTCCGGGCCCTCCCGGCGCGGCCCGAGGACCCGCTGCGGGGCATCGCACGCCAGGCGGCGTGGCGGCTCGGCGCCACCGGCCTGAGCGGCGCCCTCCTCGGCGGGGCCCGGATCGGGGCGTCCGCGCTCGACGAGCGGCTGCGGCTGGGCGGACGGCTCGTCGCCGTCCCGCCCGCCGTGCCCGTCGGCCTCTGCCTCGCCTACCTGCTCGACCGGGTCCGCGCGGCCGAGCAGGAGGAGGTGCCGGACGCCCCCGAGGCGCCGTCGGCCCTGCGGTCCCTGGCGGTGGCGACGGCTGTCGTGGCCGCGCTGAGCGGCGCAGCGCACGGGGAGCACGCGGTCGTCGACGTGCTCGCCCACCGCCTGGCCGCGGTGCTGCCCGGGCCCCCGGAGCTCTGGCGCGGGACGGGGCACGCCGGCTTCCTCACCGTGCTCGGGCTGGGCACGTCCGCGGTCTGGCACCGCGCCATGCGCCGGATCGAGGCCGGGACGTCGGCCGACGTCCCGGTGCTCGAGCCGGGCGAGGCCGACCGGTGGGTGCCCGGGACGGTGAGCGGCGGCCCGGGGAGCGTCGTGCCCTGGGTCGGGCTGGGTCGCGAGGGACGCCGCTCCGCGCTCGCGTCCGTGCGGCCGGAGCCGGTCAGCCGCCCGGACGGCGTCCCGGACCTGTCGATCGCGACCGTCATGGGCGAGCCGGCCCGGGCCGCGCCGGTGCAGGTGTACGTCGGCCTGGACAGCGCACCGAGCGCCCGGGCGAGGGTCGACCTCGCGCTGGCGGAGATGGAGCGGACCGGCGCCTTCGACCGGCCGCTGCTGGTGCTCGTCTCTCCCACCGGCACCGGGTACGTCAACTACGTGGCGGTGGCCGCCCTGCAGTACCTGACGCTCGGCGAGGTCGCGACGGTCACGCTGCAGTACTCCCGGCGCCCGTCGCCGCTGTCGCTGGGCATGGTCCGGACGGCCCGTGAGCAGAACCGGCTGCTGTGGTTGCGCGTCCTCCAGCGCCTCCGCGAGCGACCCGGGCGGCGCCCCCGGGTCGTGCTGTTCGGCGAGAGCCTCGGCGCGCACACCAGCCAGGACGTCTTCCTGCACTGGGGCACCCTCGGCCTCGACGCGATGGGCATCGACCGGGCGCTGTGGCTCGGGACGCCGCACGGCAGCAAGTGGATGCGCCAGGTCACCCGCGGCCACCGGCTGGACGTGGACCAGCAGACCGTCGCGGTGGTCAACGACCACGCGCAGCTGACCGCGCTGGCCCGACGGCAGGCGGAGCCCCCGCGCTTCGTGCTGCTCAGCCACGACGACGACGGCGTGACGACGTTCGGCCTGGACCTGCTGTGGTCGCCGCCGGACTGGCTCGGCCCGCGGCGGCCCCGCCCGGAGCCGGCCGTCGACGGCGGCAGCCCCCGGGGCATCTCCCCGGCGATGCGCTGGCGACCGGTGACGACGTTCGTGCAGAACCTGGTCGACATGAAGAACGCCCAGCAGCCCGGCGCCTACCAGGCCCGCGGGCACGACTACCGGCCGGACCTGCCGCGCTTCCTCGTCGACGTGTACGGGCTGGACGTGACCCCGGCGCAGCTGGCCCGGGTGGAGGAGGCGCTGCAGCTGCGGGAGACGGTGCGCCAGCGCCTGTTCGACCGGCCGCCGGGCTGA
- a CDS encoding carboxymuconolactone decarboxylase family protein produces MTQTAPDNALGRIAAGDAPVLEELLAMNLDAAERSGLDADTYLLVRLAALVAMDAAPVSYLITLGAAAETDLSVERIQGVLVAIAPVVGSARVTAAAGAILRGVLGAEALAESVVPQPRSS; encoded by the coding sequence ATGACGCAGACCGCCCCGGACAACGCCCTCGGCCGGATCGCCGCCGGGGACGCCCCCGTCCTCGAGGAGCTGCTCGCGATGAACCTCGATGCCGCGGAGCGCTCGGGCCTCGACGCGGACACCTACCTCCTCGTCCGGCTGGCCGCGCTGGTCGCCATGGACGCCGCCCCCGTGTCCTACCTGATCACCCTGGGCGCCGCCGCGGAGACCGACCTCAGCGTGGAGCGGATCCAGGGCGTCCTGGTCGCGATCGCCCCCGTCGTCGGGAGCGCGCGGGTGACCGCGGCCGCCGGCGCCATCCTGCGCGGGGTCCTGGGCGCCGAGGCGCTGGCGGAGTCGGTCGTGCCGCAGCCGCGCTCCTCGTAG
- a CDS encoding MFS transporter: MTRTGAEGGATVARAGALVLPLALAQFIASYAASNMNVAISTIADDLGTDVTGIQTTITLFTLTMAALMIPGSKLTDIWGRKRCFVIGLLVYAAGALLASVSQGLALLTIGYSLLEGVGSALLIPPIYILITVYFDDLKQRAKWFGVVSGAAGLGSAAGPLIGGLITSYVSWRASFLLQVVVVLYIVFLARRIEDPPLPSTRPAFDLLGAVLSAAGLFLVVYGILQTNTYGWGLSRVWLYVALGVLVLVAYFVHAAARERGGRAPLFSVSLFRNRTSNLGLLTQNVQWLVLQGVFFVISVFLQQERGYSAIQTGLTLVPATVGILLSSAMAQRMASRHPQRLLIRAGFTTTVVGIALLLLLAREDSANWTFWPGLFLMGFGVGTMLTASVNVVQSAWPEDVQGDISGVSRSVSNLGSSLGVAVAGSVLVAATAGGSAPFLTAIVVVGGFAVVGWVAALLLPHQQHPADEATPAR, encoded by the coding sequence GTGACCAGGACCGGTGCCGAGGGCGGCGCCACGGTGGCGAGGGCGGGCGCGCTCGTCCTGCCGTTGGCGCTCGCCCAGTTCATCGCCAGCTACGCGGCGTCGAACATGAACGTGGCGATCAGCACGATCGCCGACGACCTCGGCACCGACGTGACCGGGATCCAGACCACCATCACGCTGTTCACCCTCACGATGGCCGCCCTGATGATCCCGGGCAGCAAGCTGACCGACATCTGGGGCCGCAAGAGGTGCTTCGTCATCGGCCTGCTCGTCTACGCGGCCGGCGCCCTGCTGGCGTCGGTCTCGCAGGGGCTGGCGCTGCTGACCATCGGGTACTCGCTGCTCGAGGGGGTCGGCTCGGCGCTGCTCATCCCGCCGATCTACATCCTGATCACCGTCTACTTCGACGACCTGAAGCAGCGCGCCAAGTGGTTCGGCGTGGTCAGCGGCGCCGCCGGACTGGGGTCGGCCGCGGGCCCGCTGATCGGTGGCCTGATCACCAGCTACGTCAGCTGGCGGGCCTCGTTCCTGCTCCAGGTGGTCGTCGTCCTCTACATCGTGTTCCTGGCCCGCCGCATCGAGGACCCGCCGCTGCCCAGCACGCGCCCGGCGTTCGACCTGCTGGGCGCGGTGCTCTCGGCGGCCGGGCTCTTCCTCGTGGTCTACGGCATCCTGCAGACCAACACCTACGGCTGGGGCCTGTCCCGGGTGTGGCTGTACGTGGCGCTCGGGGTACTGGTCCTGGTGGCCTACTTCGTGCACGCCGCGGCCCGCGAGCGCGGCGGCCGGGCGCCGCTGTTCTCGGTGAGCCTCTTCCGCAACCGGACGTCGAACCTGGGCCTGCTCACCCAGAACGTCCAGTGGCTGGTGCTGCAGGGCGTGTTCTTCGTGATCTCGGTGTTCCTGCAGCAGGAACGCGGCTACTCCGCCATCCAGACCGGGCTGACCCTGGTCCCGGCCACCGTCGGGATCCTGCTGTCCTCGGCGATGGCCCAGCGGATGGCCAGCCGGCACCCGCAGCGGCTGCTGATCCGCGCCGGCTTCACCACCACCGTGGTCGGCATCGCCCTGCTGCTGCTGCTCGCCCGCGAGGACTCGGCGAACTGGACGTTCTGGCCCGGGCTGTTCCTCATGGGGTTCGGCGTGGGGACCATGCTGACCGCGTCGGTGAACGTGGTGCAGTCCGCCTGGCCCGAGGACGTCCAGGGCGACATCTCCGGGGTCTCCCGCAGCGTGTCCAACCTGGGGTCCTCGCTCGGCGTCGCCGTCGCCGGCTCGGTCCTCGTCGCGGCGACCGCCGGCGGCAGCGCCCCCTTCCTGACCGCGATCGTCGTCGTGGGCGGGTTCGCGGTGGTCGGCTGGGTCGCCGCCCTGCTCCTCCCCCACCAGCAGCACCCCGCGGACGAGGCCACGCCGGCGCGCTGA
- a CDS encoding DUF7144 family membrane protein translates to MTDTSHRRSAVTGARYDDDAGTAWAGWVVFGAVMLIVMGLFQVIEGLVALFDDGFYAVSSSGLVVDVDYNTWGWVHIVLGLLAGLVGIGLLMGNLAARMAGVTIAFVSAVLHLLFASAYPLWSVIVITLDVLVIYAIVVHGRELKAR, encoded by the coding sequence ATGACGGACACCTCGCACCGCAGGTCCGCAGTGACCGGCGCGCGGTACGACGACGACGCAGGGACAGCGTGGGCCGGCTGGGTGGTCTTCGGCGCGGTCATGCTGATCGTGATGGGCCTGTTCCAGGTCATCGAGGGCCTGGTGGCGCTGTTCGACGACGGCTTCTACGCCGTCAGCTCGAGCGGCCTGGTGGTCGACGTCGACTACAACACCTGGGGCTGGGTGCACATCGTCCTCGGCCTGCTCGCCGGGCTCGTGGGCATCGGGCTCCTGATGGGGAACCTGGCAGCCCGGATGGCGGGCGTGACCATCGCCTTCGTGAGCGCGGTGCTGCATCTGCTGTTCGCCTCGGCGTACCCGCTGTGGTCGGTGATCGTGATCACCCTGGACGTCCTCGTCATCTACGCGATCGTCGTCCACGGGCGCGAGCTCAAGGCCCGCTGA